The bacterium sequence ATTCCATTTTGCGGTTCGCCGACATCATGGCCGTAAAATCCGGCATACCTTACTTCTAAAATGGTGTTGCTATTCAAAGTGGAAGTCCACAGAACATTGGGTGTGGGGTTGCTTCCCGTTTCTACAAGAGCGGTTTCAATCGGTTTATTGACTGTCACCGGTTCCGGAATGTTGTAGTAATCGTTATGCAAACTGAAGTGCAGATTGTTGGTCTTATTTATGTCGTACGTAAATTTAAAAAAGTAACGGTCATCATCTTCTTTGACAGGTGATTCAGGGGGCGTTCCTGGTTGCGAAAAATGCTCGCGCCTGGTTTGCACACCGCCAAAGAACCAGAGTTTGTCTTTTAAAATCGGTCCGCCAATTTGAGCCGTAAGATCCGTATAGCGTTCGCGATGGTAAGGAATCCCATCGATTTCGGCGTTATTTCCGGTCAGGCCCTGAGTCTGAAAAAAGAAATTTGCGTCACCATGAAATTCATTTCCGCCTGATTTTGTTACGACGTTAATGACTGCTCCCTGGTAGTTTCCATATTCAGCCGGCGCCCCGATATCCAGTATTTCGATTTCCTCAATGATATCAGTGTTGGGCCAGGGCCAGGCGGCTCCAGTCAGAGCAGACGTAAGATCGGTTCCATCCATTTGATACGCGTTTTCGTTCGTGTTGGAACCAAGAATCGAATGCGCAAAGGCTGTGTTGTCAAAGCGCATCGGAGAGGAGCCTGGCGCCATCTGGACGAAATCGAAGAACGTAAAGCGCGCGATCGGAGTGTTCTCTATGTATTCTTGCGTATAGTTCGTGGAAAATCCAGGCTTGGTAGGATCGACAAGTGGAGTTTCACCGCTAATCACCATTTGTTCGGTTACCTGAGATAGCCTCAATGTAGTGTTCTGCTCAACGGTGCTTCCTAACACTACACGAACCTGATCGTGAACAATGGTTTGAAAGCCACCCATTTCGAAGGTCAGAGAGTATGTCCCAGGCGGCAACGCAGGAAAACGGTAACCACCATCTCCGCTGGTGGTAATCACCTGTGGACCTCCGATCAAAGCATCGCTTTCCAGAGTAACTGTTACGCCCGGGAGAGGTCCGCCTTCTTCATCGGTGACGTCCCCTTTGATGGATCCGGTAATGCGCTGGGCTTGAGCAAACGTCGTAATCAATAGAAGGAAGAGAGTAGCTAGGATTCTGTATCTCGTTCTCATCATGCCTCCAAAGAGCAAACATTCCTTCGTCCAGTAGATTTGATTCTCCCATAAACCTGCAAAACTACAAAGGCGCACTGCAGGCTAAAAGCTGAGCTTGTCGAAAAATCAGTTGGAGCGCGGACTTCCAGTCCGCAAAAACTTGTTTGCGCGACAAGCATTTTGCGGGCAAGATGCCCGCGCTCCACCAGGACCGCCTGGATTTTTCAACAAGCTCAGCCTGCGCTCCTTAATACCAACCGATTGGTTGTTCGTTCAAGTTGATGTAGACCTGTTTCGTTTCGAGATATTCTTCGATTCCCCAGTGGCCGAGTTCACGACCGAAACCGGATTGTTTATATCCCCCCCACGGAGCTTCAACATAAGTCGGCTGCATGTGATTGACCCAAACAATTCCGGCTTTCAGCTGTTTCACAGTGCGGATCGCCTTATAAATATCTCGCGTCCAAACCGCTGCGGCCAATCCATATTTTGAATCGTTTGCGATCCGAACAGCGTCTGCTTCATCTTCAAATGGAATTACCGAAGCAACCGGACCAAATACTTCTTCTTGACCTAACGTAGAACGATTGTCTACATCGTAATAAATTGTTGGTTGCACAAAAAAACCTTTCGCAAGCTCGCCTTCGCGCGCAAGATCGCCTCCAATGGCGACTTTCAGTTTTTCCTTCTTCGCTATTTCCATAAAATGAAGCACGCGATCCATCTGTTCCTTATTGATCAGCGGACCCATTTTTGTTTCGCGATCCAACCCGGAACCGAGCTTGATGTTACGCGCCTTCTGAGTCATCCTCT is a genomic window containing:
- a CDS encoding carboxypeptidase regulatory-like domain-containing protein, with protein sequence MMRTRYRILATLFLLLITTFAQAQRITGSIKGDVTDEEGGPLPGVTVTLESDALIGGPQVITTSGDGGYRFPALPPGTYSLTFEMGGFQTIVHDQVRVVLGSTVEQNTTLRLSQVTEQMVISGETPLVDPTKPGFSTNYTQEYIENTPIARFTFFDFVQMAPGSSPMRFDNTAFAHSILGSNTNENAYQMDGTDLTSALTGAAWPWPNTDIIEEIEILDIGAPAEYGNYQGAVINVVTKSGGNEFHGDANFFFQTQGLTGNNAEIDGIPYHRERYTDLTAQIGGPILKDKLWFFGGVQTRREHFSQPGTPPESPVKEDDDRYFFKFTYDINKTNNLHFSLHNDYYNIPEPVTVNKPIETALVETGSNPTPNVLWTSTLNSNTILEVRYAGFYGHDVGEPQNG